A single Anatilimnocola floriformis DNA region contains:
- a CDS encoding DUF1501 domain-containing protein, whose product MTASLQRVIANPTSCGRSRRGFLWELGGGFLALPLVDLLGREGFFGKSAAASEHSYVPGQTHFKTKAKHCVFLFMNGAPSQVDTFDPKAALDKYDGTAYAGKTKVGSNGRAVGKLMKSPFRFRKHGESGLEISDLFPHTAKHADELCVLRAMYTDTAAHSSGCLQLNSGSPLTGRPSLGSWLSYGLGSLNDSLPSFVVMTDPRGGPIGGAPNWGAGYMPARFQGTLFRSGESPLLDLATPAGVSPEGQRKSLDLLKELNSQQAATRPQDSELAARILSYELAYRMQTEAAEAVDLNKEDRQTLEMYGMNNPVTADFGRKCLITRRLIEKGVRFIQLYSGGGHIEATWDGHNDCITNHKTHAGETDQPIAALMTDLKRRGLWDETLLIWGGEFGRTPTSEGVGKPGRDHNWLGFSMWLAGAGVRGGQAVGATDELGFEGVSDRCHVSDLHATILRLMGFDHERLSYLYNGLDQRLTGVTEHHVMQQVLK is encoded by the coding sequence ATGACCGCTTCTCTCCAGCGAGTGATTGCGAATCCGACTTCCTGTGGCCGATCGCGCCGTGGGTTTTTGTGGGAACTCGGAGGCGGCTTTCTCGCGTTGCCACTCGTGGATTTGCTCGGCCGTGAAGGCTTCTTTGGAAAATCTGCCGCGGCGAGTGAGCATTCGTATGTACCGGGACAAACGCACTTCAAAACAAAGGCCAAGCATTGTGTCTTCCTGTTCATGAACGGTGCGCCGAGTCAGGTCGATACGTTTGATCCCAAAGCTGCGCTCGACAAGTACGACGGCACCGCGTACGCCGGCAAGACCAAAGTTGGCTCAAACGGCCGCGCTGTCGGCAAATTGATGAAGAGTCCGTTCCGCTTTAGAAAGCACGGCGAGAGTGGTCTCGAGATCAGCGACCTGTTTCCGCACACGGCGAAGCATGCCGATGAGTTGTGTGTGCTGCGGGCGATGTACACCGACACAGCCGCTCATTCCTCCGGCTGCTTGCAACTCAACAGCGGCAGTCCGCTCACCGGTCGGCCAAGCCTCGGTTCGTGGCTGAGCTACGGGCTCGGCTCGCTCAACGACAGCTTACCGAGCTTTGTTGTCATGACCGATCCGCGCGGCGGGCCGATCGGCGGCGCTCCCAATTGGGGTGCCGGGTACATGCCGGCGCGCTTTCAGGGAACACTCTTCCGCAGCGGTGAATCGCCGCTTCTCGATCTCGCCACTCCCGCTGGAGTTTCGCCCGAAGGGCAGAGAAAGTCGCTCGATCTGTTGAAAGAGCTGAATTCGCAACAAGCTGCGACGCGACCGCAAGACTCCGAACTCGCGGCCCGCATTCTGTCGTATGAACTGGCCTATCGCATGCAAACCGAAGCAGCCGAGGCCGTCGATTTGAACAAAGAGGATCGGCAGACGCTCGAGATGTACGGCATGAACAATCCGGTCACCGCCGATTTTGGCCGCAAATGCCTGATCACACGGCGGTTGATCGAAAAAGGTGTGCGGTTCATTCAACTGTATTCCGGTGGTGGACACATCGAAGCGACTTGGGACGGCCACAACGATTGCATCACGAATCATAAGACGCACGCCGGCGAAACCGATCAGCCGATTGCCGCACTGATGACCGATCTGAAACGTCGCGGCTTGTGGGATGAAACGCTGCTCATCTGGGGCGGCGAATTTGGTCGCACGCCGACCAGCGAAGGTGTCGGCAAACCAGGCCGCGATCACAACTGGCTTGGCTTTTCGATGTGGCTCGCCGGCGCCGGTGTGCGCGGCGGCCAAGCCGTGGGCGCGACCGATGAACTCGGCTTTGAGGGCGTGAGCGATCGTTGTCACGTCTCCGATTTGCACGCGACGATTCTCCGACTGATGGGTTTCGATCACGAGCGACTCTCCTATCTCTACAACGGTCTCGATCAGCGATTGACCGGCGTGACCGAGCACCACGTGATGCAGCAGGTGCTGAAGTAA
- a CDS encoding acyl-CoA thioesterase — protein MITQHTTEIRVRYQETDGQGRVHHANYLKWFELGRVELLRAMGHSYKELEASGVLLVVAEVHIEYFLGAEFDDLLQLTTFTERAKGARIQHRYEIRRGEALIAKGRTTVACVDRSGKVSRLPAWLIIKE, from the coding sequence ATGATTACGCAGCACACCACCGAAATCCGCGTTCGCTATCAAGAAACCGACGGCCAGGGACGCGTCCATCACGCCAATTATCTCAAGTGGTTCGAGCTTGGCCGCGTCGAACTCCTCCGCGCGATGGGGCACAGCTACAAAGAGCTCGAAGCGTCCGGCGTGTTGCTCGTCGTCGCCGAAGTTCACATCGAATATTTCCTCGGCGCCGAATTCGATGATTTGCTGCAGCTCACCACCTTCACCGAGCGCGCCAAGGGTGCGCGGATCCAGCATCGCTACGAAATCCGCCGCGGCGAAGCACTCATTGCAAAGGGACGCACGACGGTTGCCTGCGTGGATCGCAGCGGCAAAGTATCGCGCTTGCCAGCGTGGCTGATCATCAAAGAGTGA
- a CDS encoding BlaI/MecI/CopY family transcriptional regulator has translation MSILRLLWDLGASTLAEAHAEIVRRGEKIGYTTVQTRLERLVMKEVVTKTTDRPAKYQAAIAPEEVSGPLLDLLLEKVSGAVPLFAQLIQDPTLTSEDLAEMKRLIAAAEKAKRNPPEGKK, from the coding sequence ATGAGCATCCTCCGCCTGCTTTGGGACCTCGGGGCCAGCACGCTCGCCGAAGCCCATGCCGAGATCGTGCGTCGCGGCGAAAAGATCGGCTACACCACGGTGCAGACGCGACTCGAACGTCTCGTCATGAAAGAGGTCGTCACCAAGACAACGGACCGCCCGGCGAAATACCAGGCAGCCATCGCGCCGGAGGAAGTAAGCGGGCCACTACTCGATTTGCTCTTGGAAAAGGTCAGCGGGGCCGTACCGTTGTTCGCGCAGTTGATCCAGGATCCCACGCTGACCAGCGAAGACCTCGCCGAAATGAAACGGCTGATCGCTGCCGCGGAAAAGGCAAAACGAAATCCACCGGAGGGGAAGAAATGA
- a CDS encoding M56 family metallopeptidase: MLASFVVFAANYLRYWRIARSQPPLTDDERATWQSLLRQTSGPQSLPLKLTTVLGPMLCLLPRGYELWIPRRFWSACSLAEQEAIVRHELSHYRRGDVWKNWLMYLLALPQWFNPAAWWAVSHFQQAGEWLCDLDAAAASPQRRTEYLQALLRLVELQPPSWTHSAVGQCAHAHPLLVRVRRLVSPQLRDSFMNKLVFAAVIAGAAVLPLVRIELVARAADPPAALLAVKDRIAVLDGRLGEIKDSLADLKKRGEELKSSIETKVADLNKLAEDPTQLSDDLKEKAKIFLGNDEKAQLEIVKDLGKLASQDEQLLALGRIAKDSPHEAVRRLALQQVLAKGEAGYPAIALSFESLNNKDRGFLALELNKLANNDKLILFLAMAKNADDELLGTLIGLDLTFQQRMMLLATLADSHKDDEKFAERVLDLGDKTAGDDGLLILYAAAKSASGKNAATAVKHATKRKADAWPVIAVAYKKEDKDCRAAVVRAAKELGGEGADFLIKHAFEDSNAELRAAAEEAVK; this comes from the coding sequence ATGCTCGCCAGCTTCGTCGTCTTCGCCGCCAATTACCTGCGTTACTGGCGCATCGCTCGCTCCCAGCCCCCGCTCACTGACGACGAGCGAGCAACATGGCAATCGCTGCTTCGGCAAACATCCGGACCGCAGTCACTGCCGCTCAAGCTGACCACTGTGCTCGGCCCGATGCTCTGCTTGTTGCCCCGCGGTTATGAACTATGGATTCCACGACGATTTTGGTCGGCGTGTTCGCTCGCCGAGCAAGAAGCCATCGTTCGCCATGAGTTGTCGCACTATCGTCGTGGCGATGTTTGGAAGAACTGGCTGATGTATCTGCTCGCTTTGCCGCAGTGGTTCAATCCAGCGGCCTGGTGGGCGGTCTCGCACTTTCAGCAAGCGGGCGAATGGCTCTGCGATCTCGATGCCGCGGCCGCTTCGCCGCAGCGGCGGACTGAGTATTTGCAGGCCTTGCTCCGGCTCGTCGAGCTTCAACCTCCTTCTTGGACACATTCAGCGGTTGGGCAATGCGCGCACGCTCATCCGCTGCTGGTGCGTGTACGTCGTTTAGTTTCTCCTCAACTTCGGGATTCGTTTATGAACAAGCTCGTGTTTGCCGCGGTCATCGCGGGTGCGGCTGTGTTGCCGCTGGTGCGGATCGAATTGGTCGCGCGTGCCGCCGATCCGCCGGCTGCGCTCCTTGCCGTGAAAGATCGCATTGCCGTGCTCGACGGCCGGCTCGGTGAAATCAAAGACAGCCTCGCCGATTTGAAGAAGCGGGGCGAAGAACTCAAGAGCTCGATTGAGACGAAAGTTGCCGACCTGAATAAACTGGCGGAAGATCCAACGCAGCTCAGCGATGACCTAAAAGAAAAAGCCAAGATCTTCCTCGGCAACGATGAAAAAGCGCAGCTCGAAATCGTTAAGGACCTCGGCAAGTTGGCCAGCCAGGACGAGCAGCTCCTCGCACTCGGCCGTATCGCAAAGGACTCCCCGCACGAAGCAGTCCGCCGACTTGCGTTGCAGCAAGTCCTTGCCAAGGGCGAAGCCGGTTATCCAGCCATAGCGTTGAGTTTCGAATCGCTGAATAACAAAGATCGCGGCTTCCTCGCACTGGAACTCAACAAGCTTGCGAATAACGACAAGCTAATCCTCTTTCTCGCCATGGCAAAGAACGCCGACGATGAGTTGCTGGGAACGCTAATCGGCCTCGATCTGACGTTCCAGCAGCGGATGATGCTCCTGGCAACACTCGCCGATTCCCACAAGGATGACGAGAAGTTCGCTGAGCGGGTTCTCGATCTTGGCGACAAGACCGCCGGCGACGATGGCTTGTTGATTCTGTATGCTGCCGCCAAATCGGCTTCGGGCAAAAACGCGGCCACGGCGGTGAAGCATGCGACCAAGCGCAAAGCCGACGCCTGGCCGGTGATCGCGGTGGCTTACAAGAAGGAAGACAAGGATTGTCGCGCTGCGGTTGTTCGCGCGGCAAAAGAACTCGGCGGCGAAGGGGCCGACTTCTTGATCAAGCATGCGTTCGAGGATTCCAACGCGGAACTGCGGGCGGCGGCGGAAGAAGCGGTGAAGTAA
- a CDS encoding aminotransferase class V-fold PLP-dependent enzyme → MKPNQLKRARSETPGCNQVLHFNNAGSSLMPEPVIEAMLDHLELEARIGGYEAAAQEDARLERFYDVTAQLLNCGRDEIAFVENATRAWDMAFYAIPFQPGDRILTAQAEYASNYIAYLQVARKTGAKVDVIPNDDHGQICVEQLKAMLDERVKLIAITHVPTNGGLVNPAAEIGAIARSAGILYLLDACQSVGQLPVDVQKIGCDFLSATGRKFLRGPRGTGILYVRREVCQQLEPPFLDLHSATWTAHDQYVIRPDARRFENWEMNLAGKLGLAAAVEYALAWGLETIAERIQLLATKLRDGLKQVAGATVLDLGRQRCGIVSFCLAGVSGNDVKKRLARQQINVSVSPQRFTLLDMQQRQLEHVVRASVHYYNTEQEIERFLQVLRTIAVEVEPT, encoded by the coding sequence ATGAAACCAAACCAACTCAAGCGCGCCCGCAGCGAGACTCCCGGCTGCAACCAGGTCTTGCATTTCAACAATGCCGGCTCGTCGTTGATGCCCGAGCCCGTAATCGAGGCCATGCTCGATCATCTGGAACTTGAAGCCCGCATCGGCGGCTATGAAGCTGCCGCTCAGGAAGACGCTCGCCTCGAGCGTTTCTACGATGTGACCGCGCAGCTGCTCAACTGCGGCCGTGACGAAATTGCCTTCGTCGAAAACGCGACGCGAGCCTGGGACATGGCGTTCTATGCCATTCCCTTTCAGCCCGGCGACCGCATTCTCACCGCGCAGGCGGAGTATGCGAGTAATTACATTGCTTACTTACAAGTCGCACGCAAAACGGGCGCGAAAGTCGACGTCATTCCCAACGACGATCACGGCCAGATTTGCGTTGAGCAATTGAAAGCGATGCTCGATGAGCGCGTGAAACTGATCGCGATCACGCATGTGCCGACGAATGGTGGCTTGGTGAATCCCGCAGCCGAGATCGGCGCGATTGCCCGTTCGGCAGGGATTCTTTATCTGCTCGATGCCTGTCAGTCCGTCGGTCAATTGCCCGTCGATGTGCAAAAGATTGGCTGTGATTTTCTCTCGGCGACGGGGAGAAAGTTCCTGCGCGGGCCGCGCGGCACAGGCATTCTCTACGTACGTCGCGAAGTCTGTCAGCAACTCGAGCCGCCGTTTCTCGATTTGCATTCCGCAACTTGGACAGCGCACGATCAGTACGTCATTCGTCCCGATGCCCGACGTTTTGAGAACTGGGAAATGAATCTCGCCGGCAAACTCGGCTTGGCCGCGGCGGTCGAATATGCACTGGCTTGGGGACTCGAAACCATTGCGGAACGCATTCAGCTACTGGCCACGAAGCTGCGCGACGGCTTGAAGCAAGTCGCCGGCGCAACGGTTCTCGACCTCGGCCGGCAGCGCTGCGGCATTGTCAGTTTTTGTTTGGCCGGCGTGAGCGGGAACGATGTGAAGAAGCGTCTCGCCCGCCAGCAGATCAACGTCAGCGTCTCGCCACAGAGGTTCACACTGCTCGATATGCAGCAGCGGCAACTCGAACATGTCGTACGAGCCTCGGTCCACTATTACAATACCGAGCAAGAGATCGAACGCTTCCTCCAAGTTTTGCGGACGATTGCCGTCGAGGTCGAACCCACGTGA
- a CDS encoding PSD1 and planctomycete cytochrome C domain-containing protein, whose protein sequence is MTLLRSIITFLLIVTPAAPLFAADAPDFERDVAPILVNHCLECHQPNKKSGGLNLVTAAGLLAGGEQGAAVVAGDPSKSLLLERITSGEMPPRESKESKPLSAEQIATLRTWINAGATWPKDRELGVHEKSVDLTKARQFWSFQPITRYPLPTSPDVRAATFLDHFVAEKLAANQLAISPPAAPRDLLRRVSLDLRGLPPTLIEQEEFLNDRAPDAYEQLLDRLLSDPAYGERTARPWLDLVRYADSNGYERDGSKPSVWKYRDYIIDAFNRDKPYDRFVLEQLAGDELADPTLETHIALGFHALGTWQDEVDPLELPQYRADEMDDMLRTTSQTFLGLTLGCARCHNHKFDPLTMVDYYSLAAILAPLKRPNQGRDDRDRPEGTPEQITAEKSRNAAITELQKQIDKLQREKPVDFARQVAQRQATQQELRAQTLDLPRIYRLFEDGSPLPTTHLLLSGRASNPGPVMQPRVPAVLTGQRPLFPQTSQPTSGRRLALTNWLIAHDNPLTSRVYVNRIWQQHFGRGLVATASDFGEKGARPTHPELLDSLAHWFQHDGQWSTKDLRRLILTSQTYRQSSAPREAAEGADPENQLLWRYPYRRLDVEAIRDSMLATAGNLNRQMHGPAVFLPIPASAIEAHTDKQSAWKADTEPKIDRRTVYGYVKRTLLVPMLETLDFCDTTQSTERRAITSVAPQALTLFNGEFTNRQAEQFADRLIREGGDDANQQITLAFRLAVGRDPTKQEMNSLKDFLQSDRPLREHLVQMCRVILNLNEFVYPN, encoded by the coding sequence GTGACGCTGCTTCGGTCGATCATCACGTTTCTACTTATCGTCACGCCTGCCGCGCCGCTGTTCGCCGCCGATGCTCCCGATTTTGAACGCGATGTCGCGCCGATTCTGGTAAACCATTGCCTGGAGTGTCATCAGCCGAACAAGAAAAGTGGTGGCTTGAATCTGGTGACAGCCGCTGGGTTGCTTGCTGGCGGTGAACAAGGGGCCGCAGTTGTTGCTGGTGATCCATCCAAGAGTCTGCTGCTCGAGCGAATTACCAGCGGAGAAATGCCGCCGCGCGAATCGAAAGAATCCAAGCCCTTATCTGCCGAGCAAATCGCGACACTTCGCACTTGGATCAACGCCGGCGCTACATGGCCCAAAGATCGCGAACTCGGTGTTCACGAAAAGAGCGTTGATCTGACGAAAGCCCGGCAATTCTGGTCGTTTCAGCCGATCACACGCTATCCGTTGCCTACTTCACCCGATGTTCGTGCGGCAACTTTTCTTGATCACTTCGTCGCTGAGAAGTTGGCGGCGAATCAACTGGCCATATCGCCGCCAGCCGCACCACGTGATTTGCTGCGACGTGTTTCGCTCGATTTGCGCGGACTACCCCCGACGTTGATCGAGCAGGAAGAGTTTCTGAACGATCGCGCGCCAGATGCTTACGAGCAATTGCTCGATCGCCTCCTCAGCGATCCCGCTTACGGCGAGCGAACCGCGCGGCCGTGGCTCGATCTCGTGCGCTACGCAGATTCAAACGGTTACGAGCGCGACGGTAGCAAGCCAAGCGTCTGGAAGTATCGCGATTACATCATTGATGCGTTCAATCGCGACAAGCCATACGACCGCTTCGTGCTGGAGCAACTAGCCGGCGATGAACTAGCGGATCCAACTCTCGAAACCCACATCGCACTGGGCTTTCACGCCCTCGGTACCTGGCAGGATGAAGTCGATCCGCTCGAGTTGCCGCAGTACCGTGCCGATGAAATGGACGACATGCTGCGAACGACGTCGCAAACATTTCTCGGGTTGACGCTCGGTTGTGCCCGCTGCCACAACCACAAGTTTGATCCGCTCACGATGGTCGACTACTACAGCTTGGCCGCAATCCTCGCACCATTGAAGCGGCCTAATCAAGGACGGGACGATCGTGACCGTCCCGAAGGGACGCCCGAGCAGATCACCGCAGAAAAATCCCGCAATGCAGCAATCACCGAGTTGCAGAAGCAAATCGACAAGCTGCAGCGCGAGAAGCCAGTAGATTTCGCACGACAAGTCGCTCAGCGGCAGGCAACGCAACAGGAACTTCGAGCGCAGACGCTTGATTTGCCACGGATCTATCGCCTCTTTGAAGATGGCTCGCCGCTGCCGACGACGCATTTGCTTCTCTCTGGCCGGGCGAGCAATCCTGGCCCGGTGATGCAGCCGCGCGTCCCCGCCGTGCTCACCGGACAGCGGCCACTCTTTCCACAAACATCCCAACCGACATCTGGGCGACGACTCGCGCTCACCAACTGGCTCATCGCGCACGACAATCCGCTGACATCGCGCGTCTACGTCAATCGCATCTGGCAACAACACTTCGGCCGCGGCTTGGTTGCCACGGCCAGCGACTTCGGCGAGAAAGGCGCGCGGCCAACACATCCTGAGTTGCTCGATTCACTCGCTCATTGGTTTCAACACGATGGCCAGTGGTCGACGAAAGATCTGCGTCGCCTGATCCTTACGAGTCAAACGTATCGCCAATCCTCCGCGCCGCGCGAAGCAGCCGAAGGGGCCGATCCTGAAAATCAGCTTCTTTGGCGATATCCCTACCGTCGACTCGATGTCGAAGCCATTCGCGATTCGATGCTCGCGACGGCAGGCAATCTCAACCGACAGATGCACGGCCCGGCTGTCTTTCTGCCGATTCCCGCCTCGGCGATCGAAGCCCACACCGACAAACAGTCGGCCTGGAAAGCCGACACCGAGCCGAAGATTGACCGTCGCACGGTTTATGGCTACGTGAAGCGTACACTCCTGGTGCCGATGCTTGAGACGCTCGATTTTTGCGATACGACGCAATCCACCGAGCGCCGCGCGATCACCAGCGTCGCGCCGCAGGCGCTCACGCTCTTCAATGGTGAGTTCACCAATCGACAGGCGGAACAATTCGCGGATCGTTTGATTCGCGAAGGTGGTGACGATGCGAACCAACAAATCACGCTTGCGTTTCGCTTGGCAGTCGGCCGCGATCCAACCAAACAAGAAATGAACTCGTTGAAGGACTTTCTTCAAAGCGATCGTCCGTTGCGCGAGCACCTCGTCCAAATGTGTCGCGTCATCCTGAACCTCAACGAGTTTGTTTACCCCAACTGA
- a CDS encoding DNA translocase FtsK, whose product MDAPKHFVGHRTQPKMVATPRVMLEQRNLRLDLAALALVAAIIFLTCALLTYHPHDPVGPLPPPVNLLVNADPLALPPSSTIHNACGFWGALASNLLFTTFGYGSYYLVATLGLIDYQMLRRQQIDRPLLRAIGWFLSLAGATTLIALLLPGVSPGPVIGAGGYVGALGKAIVEAHFAMAGGVILMTSITIGGLILCTDDAVVQVARGVAEVAQQRNRWIFGNAESGEIDAATGKAKRTRSDLDSSVPENAPSPLKVKGKNKIVLEEEPQEFAKPAATKANSKKVAAEVSEDEEDAPLPIKLPSKPAAAPAAAVAPTPAAADLKVRNSADKRKEQSEREKLNINEANPLGDEEYQLPSIELLQYGQDIDYDKQATEVRRIAKILERTFADFGFNVKVVEIETGPVIAQFEVELEAGLRLSKITNLADDLAIALRVPSVRIVAPIPGKNSVGIEVPNADDQRQVVCLRDVIEESAALPKVKKMAIPLYLGKDVSGNALVADLAALPHLLIAGRTGTGKSVCLNTIITSILMTRAPDEVRMLMIDPKMVELSGYGRLPHLMHPVVTDMRKAEAILAWAVEKMEERYTLLARAGVRHLSSYNQLGEEELMDRLQPENDEERQSIPLQLPSIVIVADEFAELMMTAGKEVETHIIRLAQKSRAVGIHLILATQRPTVDVITGLIKSNLPSRIAFQVTSRTDSRVILDEMGADKLLGKGDMLFLGPGTSTLLRGQGTWASDDEINSVVAHCSKTKQNFVHELVNIKVKEEEGAEPTKPGQLKKRDELYESAVDLVVREQRGSVSLLQRALGIGYGRAARLIDFMAEDGIVGQYNGSQAREILMTVADWEAMQAGGGEEEAPAPRKKAEGKRSNKVLPAASAGEDAKPKPPASKKRVVSVVHEEKEEAEEEESLDDETAEESDTLDMNGGDEEDAFAEEEEADSEFDEVSEDEDAELEEDEDDTQHFRAESA is encoded by the coding sequence ATGGACGCGCCCAAGCACTTCGTTGGCCACCGCACGCAGCCGAAGATGGTTGCGACCCCGCGCGTCATGCTTGAGCAGCGAAATCTTCGATTGGATCTGGCCGCGCTCGCGCTGGTGGCGGCGATCATTTTCTTGACGTGCGCGCTGCTGACGTATCATCCCCACGATCCCGTTGGGCCGCTGCCGCCGCCGGTCAACTTGCTCGTCAACGCCGATCCGCTCGCGCTGCCGCCGAGCAGTACGATTCACAACGCCTGCGGCTTTTGGGGCGCGCTGGCGTCGAACTTGCTGTTTACGACGTTCGGCTACGGCTCGTATTACCTGGTCGCCACGCTCGGACTGATCGATTATCAAATGCTGCGGCGGCAACAAATCGACCGGCCGTTACTGCGTGCCATCGGTTGGTTTCTTTCCCTGGCGGGCGCGACGACGCTCATCGCGTTGCTGCTCCCGGGCGTATCGCCGGGACCAGTGATCGGCGCCGGCGGTTATGTCGGCGCGCTTGGCAAAGCGATTGTGGAAGCGCACTTCGCCATGGCTGGCGGTGTGATTCTGATGACCAGCATCACCATCGGCGGTCTGATTCTCTGCACCGATGATGCCGTGGTGCAAGTCGCTCGCGGTGTAGCCGAAGTCGCACAGCAGCGCAACCGCTGGATCTTCGGCAATGCGGAGTCTGGAGAAATCGATGCCGCGACCGGCAAGGCGAAGCGGACCCGCAGCGACCTGGATTCGTCGGTTCCTGAAAATGCTCCTTCGCCGCTCAAGGTGAAGGGGAAGAACAAGATCGTTCTCGAAGAGGAACCGCAGGAATTTGCCAAGCCCGCCGCGACGAAGGCAAATTCGAAGAAGGTTGCCGCTGAAGTTTCCGAAGACGAAGAGGATGCTCCGCTTCCCATCAAGCTGCCCAGCAAACCGGCCGCTGCGCCAGCGGCGGCAGTTGCTCCTACGCCGGCTGCTGCCGATCTGAAGGTGCGAAATTCCGCAGACAAGCGGAAGGAGCAGAGTGAGCGCGAGAAACTGAACATCAATGAAGCGAATCCGCTCGGTGACGAAGAGTATCAACTTCCCAGCATTGAATTGCTGCAATACGGCCAAGACATCGACTACGACAAGCAAGCGACGGAAGTCCGCCGCATTGCGAAAATTCTGGAACGGACATTCGCCGATTTCGGCTTCAATGTGAAGGTCGTCGAAATCGAGACTGGTCCCGTGATCGCCCAGTTCGAGGTCGAACTGGAGGCTGGCCTGCGTCTCTCGAAGATCACGAATCTGGCCGACGACCTGGCGATCGCGCTCCGCGTACCAAGTGTGCGCATCGTTGCCCCCATTCCTGGCAAAAACTCCGTCGGCATTGAGGTTCCCAACGCGGACGACCAGCGACAAGTGGTGTGTCTGCGCGACGTCATCGAAGAGTCTGCTGCGCTGCCGAAGGTCAAGAAGATGGCAATCCCGCTGTACCTCGGCAAGGATGTGAGCGGCAACGCGCTAGTCGCCGATCTCGCGGCGTTGCCGCACTTGCTCATCGCGGGTCGTACCGGTACCGGTAAGTCGGTTTGCTTGAATACGATCATCACATCGATTCTCATGACCCGCGCTCCCGACGAAGTGCGAATGCTGATGATCGACCCGAAGATGGTCGAACTCAGCGGTTACGGTCGGTTGCCGCACTTGATGCATCCCGTCGTCACCGACATGCGCAAAGCCGAAGCAATCCTGGCTTGGGCAGTAGAGAAGATGGAAGAGCGCTACACGCTGCTGGCTCGCGCAGGTGTGCGTCACCTCAGCAGCTACAACCAGCTCGGCGAAGAAGAGTTGATGGATCGTCTACAGCCCGAGAACGACGAAGAACGCCAAAGCATTCCCTTGCAGCTGCCATCGATCGTGATTGTCGCCGACGAGTTTGCCGAACTGATGATGACCGCGGGCAAGGAAGTCGAGACACACATCATTCGTCTCGCGCAAAAATCCCGCGCGGTCGGTATTCACCTGATCCTCGCCACGCAACGTCCGACGGTCGACGTCATCACCGGTCTCATCAAATCGAACTTGCCGTCTCGCATCGCGTTTCAAGTGACCAGCCGTACCGATAGCCGCGTCATTCTCGACGAAATGGGAGCCGACAAACTCCTCGGCAAGGGTGACATGCTCTTCCTCGGACCAGGCACGAGCACGTTGCTCCGTGGTCAGGGTACGTGGGCTTCGGACGACGAAATCAACTCCGTCGTCGCCCACTGCAGCAAGACCAAGCAGAACTTCGTGCATGAACTCGTCAATATCAAGGTCAAGGAAGAAGAAGGCGCTGAGCCCACCAAGCCCGGCCAACTTAAGAAACGCGACGAGCTGTACGAATCGGCAGTCGACCTCGTCGTGCGTGAACAACGCGGCAGCGTCTCGCTGTTGCAACGAGCCTTGGGAATCGGTTACGGCCGCGCGGCGCGCTTGATCGACTTCATGGCCGAGGATGGCATTGTCGGCCAATACAACGGCAGCCAGGCCCGCGAGATTCTAATGACTGTCGCCGATTGGGAAGCGATGCAAGCCGGCGGCGGCGAGGAAGAAGCACCCGCGCCACGCAAGAAGGCAGAAGGGAAACGCTCGAATAAAGTTCTCCCCGCTGCTTCCGCGGGAGAAGATGCGAAACCAAAGCCCCCAGCCTCGAAGAAGCGCGTCGTTTCCGTTGTGCATGAAGAGAAGGAAGAAGCCGAGGAAGAGGAATCGCTCGACGATGAAACTGCCGAGGAATCGGATACGCTCGACATGAATGGCGGCGACGAGGAAGATGCCTTCGCCGAAGAGGAAGAGGCCGACTCGGAATTCGACGAAGTTTCTGAAGACGAAGACGCCGAGTTGGAGGAAGATGAAGACGATACTCAGCACTTCCGGGCCGAAAGCGCCTAG